In Setaria italica strain Yugu1 chromosome IX, Setaria_italica_v2.0, whole genome shotgun sequence, the genomic stretch CTTGAGGAACACATTGGAATTGACGCCCGCTATCTGGTGGTCTCACGTGGTGAGCTTCTTATGCTCAGGAGGTACCGCGTGATGAAGTGGTGGACAGAGTCGTTTAGGGTGTATCGTCTCGAGCGGTTGCACTTGGGCCAGAGCCCTGAGGAAGATCATTACACATGGGTCGAATTAACAGAACTTGGCGGGCGTATACTCTTTGTGGCTAGAGGCTGCTCCATTGCTTTTGAGGTTCAAGACTTCGCTGAATATCCTGCAGCCGTGGAGGGGGTCTACTTCAAGGGAGATGTGGACGAGTTTACAGATGGCTGGTGTGCAATGGAGACGCTTGGGCGCGCAACAATGCTGAGTGACTGCGGGAGGTGGTCCTTCCCTAGGAACAACGATCCCTGTTTCGAAATCCCAGATCAGGTGGATGGTACTTTCGAGCACTCTGCTGCTGCATGGCTTTTTCTGTGATGTAACTGGTCAGGTATGGTGTTTGCATTGTGCAGGTTATGTTTTAGTGATGCTGGTTATTTTTGCTTCCAATGTGCCAAAAAAAACCTAGTAGTATTGTATTAGAATTTCCAATGCAACAGTATTGATTACAAATTTTAGTCAGGCTGTCATTCTGCATTTAAGAATTACCAAATTAGAATACTGCAGTGTTTGATTATGTATCTATGTGTATCTCGTGTACCAGTTATATGCATTCAGTACAGGAATTGAGCGTCTGggtattactccctccatccagaaAAGATAGGCATATTAGGACTAGAGAAAAGTCTTCCAAAATAAATTTTGACCCTTAATTCCTCCTACAATGTAATGTCATTTGGTCATGACTCAATATAATCTCAAAACCACTTTGAATATAAATATATCGATGCAAATTGTATACGCTAAATGTACATATGCTTTAACTAATCATTGATCAAAGTTCAAGTTTGACCTTTCCCTAGACCAATATGCCTATCATTTTTGGATGGAAGGAGTATGTACCATTAACTATCTGCTCACTAGTGCTATTTGCGACCTGTTTGCTTTGTTCCTTGTTTTAGAAATTATTTAGTGCTCCAAAATTATTGTAGATATTAGAAATATAAATTGTTCCAGGGTGCCATGCATGACTTCAATAGGTGACTTGGAAatcgctcccccccccccccccccccataaAGTAGCTGTTCACTTTAATTTTGCAACTTTTTTGTGGGGCTTTGCTGTTCACCTTAAAAATTAATACCGCTTGTTTCTTTTACACTATGTAATAATGATTTTAAATAGAATTGGTTTCTTTGGTGCCTCAGTTCAGTATCCTTTGCTGCATTGCTGAACactctgttttagttttgtgTCGTTATACTTCCTTTACAGCGTTGCTGGTAGCTTAAAGCCTTCGAATTGTTATATGTTTATAGTAATGTGTAGATTATGGAGACAGGTATGAGCCTGTTCATGTATTTCATGTTGTATGAATTGAATGCAGGAATTGGGCGATTGTGGAACTCCATAACGCCATGGGATATATGCATATGATGCTTTAAGTTGGTTTTTATGTTGATCTTGGGTTTATATTGTACTTAAAAAAGCTGGTTTTCTTTCAGGTACTGAGCCTGGAGCAAGAGGAGGGTGGCCCGTGGGATAATCGGATTACAGCCTTGCTTACTTACTGAGCTGTAGTGTTTTTGGACCTTCTACTTGTCTTGTTACCTGAATTCACCTTCGCTGTGTCCCTCACTGAACGGTTGACCCCTTTACGAACAGTTAACCTTTGTCATCTCTATGCTCCTTGAGATGAATGGTTTAGCTTTCTCTAAATGAATGTATGCGGTGACTGTTGGTCTGTTGCAATTGTTACCAGGTTTTATAACTGATTTCTTGAATCTTTTGAGCTGTGGTCCTGTGCGGTGGCTTGGTGCCTGTTTGCTGTTCTTGATCTGTTCTTCCCTTTGGTGCACCTTTTGTTTCCTTGCCCAACCTTGCTTGACGTTGctttttggcaagccaaaaatGGCTGTTTGGATCCTCGGTAAGGCTCACCAAAGCACCTCTACCCAGATGAAGTCGGATTTATTTCCTGTACCCAGTGTATACGAAGTGCATGCAGGCCTTTCCAGTTTCCGTATTGTGATCCATGTTTTTCCTTGCTGCTAAAAAAGCCCTTGTCACCTCCTATGCATCGTTTCTAAGCACAGATCGTTGGTCCACATTCAAACTTGTATATCCATTTAGCTAGCAAACGCATTTTAACCACTTTTATATTTGTAAACCCGGACCACGACTATCGCTGTTCGCTCATCTAACCATGTAACAATTGACCTATTTTAGTTGGTCCAGTTAAAACGTTACGGACTGGACTGCATTGGTGGACTCGTATATTAGTACAATAATAAACCAGCTGATGTAACCAATGGATGAAGATGCGGCTGCTTTTCATGAGCCTCTGTTAATAACTTGGTTAAGGTTGATTAGGGGGCTTTAGCACTAAATCTAGCAGGTGAAAAGTCAATtttgcccttaaaagctcaaATTCGGGGTTAATTCAAAAACatgaaattttatataagaacttaaaattttgtcaaactaggagttgtaaaacttttcatttctaacaacttttcttattagcacttttgctagtttggagtggaagatgttcaaaaactagaatcaaaatcagtagcaaatCAAAGTTACTTCAAAATCTGTGGAAAACAGTGACATTTCTTCAACTTAGCAGCCCATTTTCTCACAAATTCGTATATGAACTTGAGTCAAACCCTTAATAGAAGTTTAAGTGCTACAGATCCTTTACAACTTCACTTAATGGAGAttggccaaaatctgcacaaaaccTATTCAAAAATCAAGTCAAAGATGGCCAAAATGTTCAACTCCTCCCAACCCTGTAAAACTAGCTGTCTCTGAAAACAGTCCAAGGTGTGCATCTTGGCAAGCAGTTTTCTCTCAAAAATTGAATAGAACTTAAACCAAGccctttataaaagttggagtCATCAGTTCATACGACAATTTCTTCAATTAAGATTAGGCCAAATTAATATCCGAAGCCCTCCAAATCTCAGGTCAAAATCAGCCAAACTGCAGAAATTTCCTAAGTCCGAAAACAGGGTGTTCTAGCAAACTTTGGAGCTTCACAATTTCAAATCTGATTCGAATTTGAATCAGAACCTTTTGTAAAGTTTAAACTCTAATACGGGGACTACAAATCTTAGAAGGGGAAATTAAATTTTGAAGTATAGTTCAAAATTTTGAACTTAGCCGCGTTCAAACCCAGCCCCCTCGACCTGCTCCGCGACGCACCTTTGCCCAGGGCGCGCACGACGCGTGCGCCAgagcgccgctcgccgcgcctcACCGGCAAGCTCCCTGTCGGCCAATCTGCGGCCACGACACGACGGGTCGACGCCCGAGCTGGCCCACCCCACGCCCCGCTTATCTTCTCCCCCAGCACCCAGCATCGCCAACCAGCGCCCCGGTAAACCCGCTCGTGCACGCTGCAAATTCCCTCTGGCCAATGCACGCAAGATTCGCTCGCGACTTCGCCTCCacccgccaatggcgccgccgccaatcACCCGTGCGCCAGCTGCTCCCCAACACATATAAAAGCATAGATAAAAGCAGTCCCAAACAAACCCATGGATGGAATTCAGTGGAAACCAgttatgtaaaaaaaatgtcCACATGCAATCAGTGCAACCTGTCGAAAAGATACAGAAAGTAAGCACTGCATGGAGCAAAAATCGGCAACATGGCTTGAAGATTCTGAATTAACGACATATGCCACCTTTCtattcatttatttatttcaaatagCTCAGACACAACATCGTACTACCTGAACTATAGAGAGAACATAATTAAAGCTGCAGTGATGCAGATACACTATCAAATTATAAAGAAGTGCGCCAACATTTCAATAAGTTTGGAAGTCTTCGTCCTCTGACAATCCTCTCTGAGGTACCATGAGAAAGCATCAATCCATCAACCCTGGAATATGAAAAATAACAGAGATGTCAACACAAGTTTCTGAAAATGCAGCACTTACTAAGTGAGAAAGCAAAGCAAAGTCTTATTTACGAAAAGAGGGCACAAAacaaagagaggagaggagaacaAAAGAACTGAGAGAAAACAGAAAGGCTAAGTCAATAAGATAATACAGTAAACAGATGTAAAGGCTGTCAACAAGACAATACAGTAAACAAATGTCCACTAAGTAAACCAAACCAATCTATATTATCTTAATTAAAAATCTGCTTTGGTTGTGGTTGGTCTCCCTCATCTGAGTTTGGTGCCAATAAGCGGGTCACGCAGCAGTGTCCAAACTCCAACCGATGCCAATGCCTCTCCATCCGATGCTAATGCCTCTCTCCTCCTGTCACccttttcctcttcctcccctcccTACTTGATCGCCAGCCACTACCATGCTCATCGTCCTCTGCCTGATGCTACAACTGAGTCCCTAACTCCCCGGTCTCCACAGAACTAATCCCTTGACCTCAGTTTGCCGCCTGACTGTAAAAATTGTTGGCTCCAGCCGAACCCATTTTGGAGCATGGTGGCAGTGGCGACTCTGACGTTTCCCAGTGGATTGGACCACAAGTTGAGGCAACATGGCTGCATATCTGATCCCAACTGTTCACATCCCTCAATTCAGGACTGCCTGGAACTCGACTGTAACTTTGTGCTGCTTTTAGGCCCTAATCAACATGAAACCACCGCCTGAGACAAAGGGCGACATTACCCACAAAACGAAAAAAAAGGAACTGTTCCACATCCCTCGTGAGGCTGTGCAACATCCTCAGATATCATAGGGGGGCATGAGGCAGTTTGAGCTGAGATGACAGATGAGGCATTGAGGCCAAGGGAATTGTTGCTGCAACAATGGCATTGCCAGCCACTGTGAcaggttggggggggggggggggggggggcaattTGTATGATGCTAGTCAACAAGTACAATATAAATCCTCATGGAAGAATTACCGTATACATAACTAGGTTACCTAGGTTAGTAGTTCAAAATCTATCTATTTATAAATAGAAGGAGATGACCCTCCTATCATCATGGTGCGtagagaaaaaagagaaaaagcctagaaattctcacaaaaagagTAAAACATCCGACAATAGTTTGATAAAATCTAATCATTTAGCAATTAGATCTAAAATACTTCAAAATTACCATATCTGCCATTACGTAATAAATTATCCACAGTAACACTTGCttcaaaattacccaccttgCCATTGCGCAAAACTTATCCTAAAATATCCCTAATAATTTAttataaattacccacttagGCCATTATTAAAGAACTAACCCTTTCTTAAACAAAAACTTATCCAAAATACCTGAATATTTTCTTCTAAATTACTGACATAAATAGAAGCATGATATTAGAAACTTTCACGAGAAATATAGGGTTGGTTTACGTCTTATTAGACATTACTATAAAATAAAACATATACTATGACTAATCCGTGAAATCGTGCGGAACCTCATGCTGGATCAAAAAATATACCAAGATGAAGGGGCAAGGATAACTAACATGTCACAAATACTAACCATCAAACTAAtactgagagagagagagagagagagagagagagaacaaaTAACTTCTTTTTTTTGGCAGAAAACTCTTATACAATTGTTTTAATTTCATCAGGAAAGACAACTTAGAGCAGTGAATTATTTGGTTTCTGATTCCTGCTCCAAATGCATTGACATTGTTTTCAAAGCTGTATGcatatgttttcttttcttagTGTATATACAAACCATATATCCTCGCAAAAATGCTTTAGTCAGCCTTCTGGCCTTAGTGTCGTTAAGTTTGCTCTATCACTCCACTTAACTTAGTGACGAGTTACTCCACAAGCCGATTGTCTGGCCTTCTTTTggttctttttttgtttcacTCAGTAAGCTATTACGGCTGGTTGTCGTTCTATAATTTGCTATGCTGCATTTTGAAGCCGAATCTGTTATGTTTGAGCAGAATTTAATGTACGGTCACCCTACAATTTTCTACGCTTTTTTGAATCTGACTATTAATTTTTATCTGAAGTTAATGCAACCTTTCTGTTGCGTTATTTTTCTGCCTCCGAATGGGGGGAAACTGTGCTTTTCCATTTTCATTATTTTGCAATCAAACAATTGTTTTGGAACCAAGGGAAGGTGTTTCTGTTGTATGTATTTGCAAGACACTGTAACAACAGAGTTTTAATTGCAAAGTTCGGTTTATGGGGTCTTAGCCCATCATGTAATAAGATTTTTGTTTATATGTCGGATCTGATGAGCATTCAAACTATATTGTATATGGTGTGCAGCAGTGTGTTGGGAATCGACCAATGTACCAAGTATTTTGGTtggaattttattttgagaaaCAACATATACAATTTGAGAATTGAGACCAAATACACGATTGAAGTCAAAATATGTTAGAAAATTGGTGTCAAAGGTTTATGGAGCATCTAATGTTTTGTTGTCTGTAGCATCGCAAAGCATTCTGCCAGTATTTTCAAGAATTAAAGAAACTAGTAAAATTTGATGAGAACAAGCATCTAGGCATGAAAGAGACAAGCCATACCACACCATCTACTACCATGGGTTAGCGATATTTGCTACAGGCAATATCATGCCACGGGAACACTACAATTACTGCAATGTCTGTGATTTGGGAATAGATGGCCACCAacagcaaaagaaaaggaagatggGCTGCGTTGAAATCAGGACTTACCATACATCCACAGATTTGGCTTCACTGACCAATCAAGCTTGATTTTATCGTGGAATATGAGACCTTTATTCCTGATGAAAACATAGGACCAGGAAGCATTAGCTTTgcaaacaggaaaaaaaatttccAAAGCATTAGCTTCACAAGGGAAAATTCCATACAACATCTCTAGCATATTTAGATAAGGAAAAAATGACATGGACATGGTCGACTTACCAATAACTGTGCTGGCAACAGGTAAAAATATGATGGATGAGCATGTAAGGGCTTGCCGGAGGTTCATTCCAGCATGAAATGCCTTCGTCAGTAGCTGGAGACCAGGTGCCAGTACCTATATGGTATTGTTCAGTAATTCGGAAAGGACGTCCCCCCCTCAGTGCATCGTTCTTTGTCACTCTATACCTGCAGGTGATAGAGTTAGCCACAACAGAAGGGAGCCCCTTGTTCTGTGATGCATACAAGGGCCGTGTCCCAAGGAACAGAGCATGCTCTCCAATGTTGGTTATGGGAACGACCCTTCCACTGATGAGGTCGGCGACTCTGTAAACAGCCAGGTCTGTACGTTTGGAATCATTGAAGCCAACAACCATGAGCTCCGAGCCGCATTCGACCAGGTGGACTGCGTCTGGAATTGCAGCCAGTGGGCAGTGGGCGATGATCCTCGGTGGCAGAAGAGTCCGACCCTCTGCAGCATCCAGTTCCGGAGGATCAATTTGCCAGATGTGCACGCTGTTCGTTTGACGAAACTTGGGCGTCACCGCGTACAGGTTGCCATGGAAAGACACCGTTCGTCCTAGCACACGCGGGAGCCTGCTGGCCGAGAGAGTCCACCGCTGGTCGCCGGTGGTGGCGTGTGCCACAAGATGTTTGCTTTCGAGCGCCAGCACGACGGTGatggccccggcggcggcggggccaacggtgacggcggcgccgaCTCCCGAGAGGAAGCCGCGGAGCCTGCTGAGCTTGCTATACTCGGTCATGTCGCCGTAGCGCTCCATCTGGGGCAGGAGGGACGAGAGCGGCGGGAGCTCGGCGACGTCGCCGGTGAAGGGGTGCAGGAGGCGGACGGCGGTGTCCCCCGGGTCGCagtgccgcagcagcagcaggaggccgTCGGTGCAGccgaggatgacgtggtcgtggAAGagcgggaggtggaggcgggcgaGCGCGCCCGTGGAGAGGTTGAGGAAGCGCACGTGCCCGCCGAGCGCGGGGTGGCCGGGGTAGAGGCCGTGGCCCTCGGGCAGCATCATCCAGCGGCGCGGGTGGAAGCGCGGGTCGAGGAGGCCCCGGCCGCcggggcgggcggcgctccGGCTCCAGTGCGCGCAGACGGCGCGGAAGCGGACGTAGTCCAGCAGGTCGCCGGAGAGCACCCGCCACCCGATCAGCTGCACCAGATCCTCCGGCAGCGACGCCCACGGCGCGCCCGCGCCGTAAGGGGCCGTGGCGACCCGGGCGCGCTTCGGacacggcagcggcggcgacatcCCAGATGGATCGGCTGGTGCCGTCGAATCCGACCGCGCAGACAACCAAACTCAGCCTCCTTTCCTCTGGATCCCGACTTGTAGAGGAGCAGGACGATCCTAGAGATTGGACTCGGTGGATTTGGTTTGGGGATGGATCGTCGAGGAAGGGAAGggacgttttttttttttgactcgGGTTCTCCAGGGAAGTaaatttccttaaaaaaatagTAATAATACAAAAGTAACACATCCAACCTCCTAAAATCGAACAAAAAAATTAATACGTGCTAACATGTATATAtttttacctattattaaagcaagtaacgtttctgcctggatttttcgtccgtcgggctattttttaaaaaaacccctgacatttcatgatatcaacccgcagtcccggggtcggatgcgcccgaccccttgagggtggaactccgcctcgcccgacccttggtcccggggtcggatgcgcccgaccccttgagggtggaactccgcctcacccgaccccgagtgaagctccgcctcgcccgaccctgagtcctggggtcgggagtgtccgacccctgagcggaacgttggagtagtccgaggctatttttcaaaaaaatcccTGATATTTCGTGATATCAACCCACAATCCAATTTTGAGTATACGCCCGagccttggtcccggggtcggatgcgcccgaccccttgagggtggaactccgcctcgcccgaccctttttcccggggtcggatgcgcccgaccccttggtcccggggtcggatgcgcccgaccccttggtcccggggtcggatgcgcccgaccaccttgagggtggaactccacctcgcccgaccccgagtgaagctccgcctcgcccgaccctgagtcctaaGGTCGGGAGTGttcgacccctgagcggaacgttggagtagtccaaggcgaagtcgaatccgacgcgtagtcgaactcgactGGTTGACTTTgaacgtctcctcctcctccacttccaggaGGAGGCTCTCGCCCGTCGAGAATGGCCACAGCCACGACGGCGCGGCCATCACCTCCAGGAGGTCCTCATGTCCACCGACGACATCCCGCCGTCCTCCGAggagcgaggcggagttccaccctcaaggggtcgggcgcatccgaccccgggactgcgggttgatatcaCGAAATGTCAGgggtttttttgaaaaatagcccgacggacgaaaaatccaggcagaaacgttacttgctttaataataggtaaagaatGGTGCAAGAGACAACCCACCTAATAGTCACATAACTCAAACATAAGTAGATCTGTATAGAGCTACTCCAACAGTTTGAGATAGCTGCTAGCAGGGGCGGAACTAGGATAAACACctcgggggggaggggggactAAATAGTAGAGATTAAGATCTAGAGCTAGAAATTAATGGTGATTTGAGGCTTTGTCTACAGTATTTTAGAGGTAAAATCGGGCTCTCGGGGGGGCTGCAGCCTCCCTAGCCCTGGGCTGCCCCCGGGATCCGCCCCTGGCTGCTAGCTTaatgagaaagagagagaaaagtaaGTTAGCCCAAGTGAGAGGTGGGCATCGGGAGATATGCGAGCTTAGCTCTTCACACAAGGGCACCGTAACGTGCCGTTAGGCACTCAGAGCCACATCAACATTTGAGGATAAAAAAATGACAGGAGAGAGAAACGTGGCTTCACGTAGCGAGTGCCGCTAGCACGCGATTCTACGTCATGTGGGCCCTACCACAACCCCACCCTACACGACCACGCCGAGCGAGAGAACAAGCGACCCAGCGACCAGCAGCATGTCGCTGCCGCGGGGATCCGATCGGGGTGGAGGCTTCGCCGTGGGTGGCACGACAACCTCTGTCGGGCCGGAGCTTGGCCTCGACATGGCCCGGACGGTGACGATGGCCTGCTCTTCACGCCGATCAACAGCTGCACGGTGATGGTGCCCAGATCAACGCTCCACTTACGATCGACAAAGACCACGAACAGCACAGCTGCGAACGGGCTGGGCCGGGTCGGGCATGTAGGTGGAGGATCTCGGTGCGGTGAGTCGCGGGCGGGGACGTGCAGCAAGGCAGCGAGCGCGGGGCAGGGCACGAGCAGGAGACGCGACCACCGTCGC encodes the following:
- the LOC101782554 gene encoding uncharacterized protein LOC101782554, with the protein product MSPPLPCPKRARVATAPYGAGAPWASLPEDLVQLIGWRVLSGDLLDYVRFRAVCAHWSRSAARPGGRGLLDPRFHPRRWMMLPEGHGLYPGHPALGGHVRFLNLSTGALARLHLPLFHDHVILGCTDGLLLLLRHCDPGDTAVRLLHPFTGDVAELPPLSSLLPQMERYGDMTEYSKLSRLRGFLSGVGAAVTVGPAAAGAITVVLALESKHLVAHATTGDQRWTLSASRLPRVLGRTVSFHGNLYAVTPKFRQTNSVHIWQIDPPELDAAEGRTLLPPRIIAHCPLAAIPDAVHLVECGSELMVVGFNDSKRTDLAVYRVADLISGRVVPITNIGEHALFLGTRPLYASQNKGLPSVVANSITCRYRVTKNDALRGGRPFRITEQYHIGTGTWSPATDEGISCWNEPPASPYMLIHHIFTCCQHSYWNKGLIFHDKIKLDWSVKPNLWMYGLMD